From the genome of Oryza glaberrima chromosome 1, OglaRS2, whole genome shotgun sequence:
AAGTACAGTTTTAGTAATCATCATTACACTAGATCAGTATCAAATAAAAGAGTGAGAAAATAACAATGTGACACAATCTGTATATTAATTATAAACACACCGGAAAatttgtcgtcgtcgtcgggcccCAGTATTTGAGAGCAGCCAAATCATAAGCTCTAGCAGCTTTTTCCTCTTTGTCATAACCACCTATCAGCATTACAATTTATAAGATCATTAAACTTCAAGAAAGCAAAGATCAGCAAATAATTCAATCTACCGAATATATACATGCATCGCAAACAGAACATCTAGGTTCAAGGAATCTCACTCACCTAGATAGACTGTAGATTCAAAAGCCAAGTTCGATCAAACAGAGGAAGATCATTCGATCCCGAAATGATcattagaaaaagaaacaagatcAGTATCAATCGCCATTGgagcataaaaaaaacaattaatcgATTTAAATGGCACTAGTTAGCCTACCTTGACGACCCTTGCGAGTTTGGCCCTCTCTTCTGCAGCTGTTGTCCCAAAGATGAGCCTCATACCTCCCTGTCCATCTATGCCTATAACCAAACCAAAAGATATTACAACTTTGTTAATCACAACAATCATGTCCCACATAATAATGACATAATGATAAATCCTACAAATCTAATGATCAATCTATCACCTATATAGCTATCCTAGAAAATGGGATCCAAATCACAAACATCAAATAGGAATGAATTCATGCAACACAGTTAAATCATCAAAGAATATATATGATTACACTGATGATGATTTGtgctaagctagctagtagaTGAACTTTTTTGAGCAAAATATAGAtagatgattaattaattgcacCCTAAATACCTTGTCACGCCGCGGTAGATCGATGTTCTCTGGCCGAACGTGTCGACGgacttcctcgccgccgccgccgccgcgccggcctccaccacggcgccgctgccgcctgacTCCGAgccgacggcgaccacggcgccggcgctgccgctgccttCCTCGTTAATCTCCTTGCGACCACcagccatcgtcgccgtcgtcgctccgTGCGCCGACGTGGACAGGCTCTCTGACGCGGGCGTCGTCCGGCCTCGCTCCCctgcgccggcgaggagcgccatggcgccgccgccctgcgccgtcgtcgtccccgccATGTTCATGGACAGAGACAGCGCCTGCGCCGGCTGCGGCGCCGGCTGGCTCCGGAGCCAGTTCTTGATCATGGACAGGCCAATGCCGCCGTTGCCactggccgccgcggcggcggcggcgctcaccatgccgccgccgctgacgccgtcGTGGGCGACGACGGGCGAGGAGGTGGCCACCATGACGGAGTCGGCGAACTGGAGCGAGGATGAGCTTGGAGGAGGGTACAGGTAGCCGACGCTGCTGCCGGAGCTCGCGTagcaagcggcggcgctgctcgggATCACGCCGCCCTTGCCGCCGTGATGATGCTGCTCCGAGAAGGAGATGCCGCCGAGGAAGTCCTCCAGCTTCGGCTCGGCGACGAGCGCCGAGAGCTCCGATCCCCTCATGCTCCAATCTGCACatcaaatcaatcaatcaatcaatcaatcaaacatGCATGCCTCTTCAAATCCCAACCAACACTAGCTATATCTAGCTCatgaatgcatgcatcgattGGTGAGCTTAATTACCTTGGGGGATGTTGAAGCAGACGTCGCCGGCGGAggagtcgccggcggcggtggtggtggcggcggcggagatgagaGTGGAGTTGGCCTGAGACGGCGGGAGCTGATCctgcggggagagggagaaggccaGCCAGTTGTTCATGGTGGCCATGGTTGATGATTCACACTGAACAAGACAAGATTCAATGCGAATTAAGCTATGGTTATATGTATGATTTGCTACTTGGTTAAGCTCTGTTAGATCAAGTCGCCATTGTTGTGGTGAGCTCAAGGTTAGGGGAAGCTTAAGCTAAGCTAactgagaagaagaagaggtcaAGAGAGGTTTGGAGCACTAAGCAACAGTATCACTGGTAGATATTTATATAAGATAGATATGCATGATGCTAATTGCTAagttagtagtactactactaatgGAAGTACTCCCTTATGTAGGAGAAGGCAGCAAGGAGGTCTAGCTTTTGTgcacttttgtttttttttaaaaaaaaatatgaatttgtAACCTGTGTGTGCATGCAATACAAAAACATTGGGCATGGTTTAACTGAACAGAAACCACTTTCTGCTTCTGCTTTCTGGGGGGTGAGTCCACCATATTTTGTCTCATTTTCCTGTGAATATTTAAGCCTGTCTATATGCATGAAACCTACATGATCtcaatactactagtagtatactACTACAATACAGTGTATGCAGTAGCTTTGTATATAAAGCAATGGCCTTGGGCTCGATAATAGTATAAaatatcatctttttttttcactgccCTTTGACTGAAAAGTTGGTAGTAGTAGTAAGAGAGGGATAAATAATATAATCAAGGTTGCAAAAAAGAAATGAGAGCAAGATCTAAGAGTCATTCTATTTGTCCAGGATCTCAATTCATGAGCAGATGTTCCtgtatctctctctttttcaaaTGCAGGAATGCACATGCAAACTGCACGGTTGGGTTTTCCTTGgccatacatgcatgcagttgACATATGCGTGTATATGCATCCAAACTATATAGTGCCAAAACAAAGTTCTGCAAGACTGGTGaatttatataattaatcaGCATATATGAATAGAGTGAAGATAGGCTTGGTTTGGCCTGGACCTGATCTCCTCAAACCCTAAAACCACTCACACAGCTCAATCACCTGCAGAAGCTGAATCCCTGACAAGGTTGTTTACATGCCCCAAGGCacacctctccttcctccctctgACACAGACACACATTTAGAGCAAGTACTATAATAAGGCCCTAGATAGCTCTTTGGTTAATTTGCTCTGGAAACATAGAGAGATCAAAGAGAGCAATcgtacttgtttttttttaaacggagcGCAAAAGACTCGCTGGATATATTAGAAGGAATAAAATTCAAAAACATAaccttctctaaaaaaagaagaggataagaaaaaaataacaacagCATGAAGGGGTGTATTTGGTTGTCAGCCACACATTACCACAACTAAGATTATGCACGTTGCAGCAGTCACAAAAGTGTGGTAGCTAGACAAATTACTAGTCACAAAGTGTGATAAAGTTGATAAGAAAATATTTGAGCTATGGTATATGGACATTCTATTGAACTAAACACATGGCTAACAAATTGTGACAACTAAAAGTGTGGTGTGGCAAAATACAGTCGTGAATCAAACACCCCCGTAGTATGTGTTCCTTGTTGCTTTATTAAGTATAATACAAGAGTTTCCACAAGGTTATAATCCAAACGATCATATGTATACACGTCTTTCAACATCAGAATTTAGGATCTGTTTTTACTGAATATCAAGAAGAGTAGATTtaaatggagagaaaaaaaagtctcATAAACGTCTTGTATTTCTTTTCCTACTACTATAGTATATGCCATGATGCTGCCTGCCCACCACAGCCATTTTCAGTTGACCATTAGAAATGTAATCTGAGAATATATCATGCAGTGTACGTAAAGCAAACAATAACATCATAGAAGATCATTTTGCTGGAGAAAATATACGGAACTCTTTTGGTTTGAAACACCAAAGAAGATCAAGGACAGGCAAGCAGAAAAcctgaaaacaaattaaaacgGCTAGTAGCTGCTAGTATAGCTCTGTCAAATATTCATGTATTCATATACGGAATTGCAGTAGAGGATGATGTGCTACCTGCACCCTAGAAGAGGACACGAACCCTTGTCTTCCGGCCATTGAAAAAGCTTAAttttccttctttctctctctaaaacGCATGGAGAAGCGAGCGAAACCCTAAAAACCTCGCATAGGATCCTCCATGACAAATTGTTAACAAGAACACACACAACAGTAATCTCTCTCTGGTGATATCTGTAGCTTTATGGGGGGAAGGAGAAGTGGAGGTTAAGATAGGGGGAGAGTGTGTGTTTTTATCTTGGTAATTGCACCCCTTGCCTCCCTCCCATCCGCCTAAAACTTTGACCGTCAAAGctaacccctctctctctctctctctgattaAGCAAATGCAGGGGCTCTGTTCAAACTGAACTAAGCTAGCTAggtgtctctttttttttacagttcAGTTTCACACTGATGCAGAGTGTGATTAGGCTGATTAATTACTACTTTTACTGCATGCATGGCCGGTCAGTAAATTAACCCCCCATGGGTAGTACAGTATATATGAATACGTCTAATCATAAGTTGAGGAGACTGGCCGGCTGGCCGGGACAGAGAAAAGGGCAGTTAACAGTTAATCTCGACCGTCAGAATTCAGAAGTTTGATGATCTCAGCCGTCAGAAGTTTTACCGTACGTAGTCTACACTGCGCAACAAGTGTGTGGTGTACTTCAACCATTGTACATCTGCTACAACATCAACGAGAACACTGAAAACAgccttgtatatatatagttgtgcTATATATATTTACGTGGAAACATATCTTATGTATACAAACTTCTCGTATTTACTCTGTGTATATTAGCTAacaaattttaggaaaaaatcTAGGAAAATTGAACAATAGTACTACACAAATTAGCTTAGCTTGACCATATACGTGTTATGGCAAATATAATAGAGTATGCATTTTTATTTCGCTTCTGAGATATACGTACGTGTATAACTACTGGACTCCGTCTGAACCAATTTGTCCATGGTCTTGGGTCTTGactgataaaagaaaaaactatatacatatataaatacacaATTGAATTACTTTTTGAAAGGATATATTTAAGTTAGAaatcttgtactccctccgtttcaggttataagacgttttgactttggtcaaaatcacactgcttttaagtttgatcaagtttgtcgaaaaaagtaataacatttttaacccaaaacaaatttattatgaaaatatatttaattattgatttgataaaactaatttagtattataaatattactatatttgtttataaacttaatcaaatttgaaataatttgactttgaccaaaatcaaaatgtcttataacctaaaacggagggagtaacagatACTAGGTATATTCGTTTGTCTGTTGGGTTTAAAAATCTCTGCTCCATCATTGTATAAATATAGATACATACAAGTATAGCTAGGCACACACTGTATACATTTGACAAACAAACAAGCTAATACTAGATTGATCACCTCTGCATGCATTTGACAGTGAACTATGGATTAAGCAATGTATAGAGCAGTAGAGAGTTGTAGATAACACATGCAAAAATGATAGAGAAATCGAGAGGGCATGCAGGGGTTAATATTTTGTCAGGCTTCTCACGTGCACACGGCgatcatgcatatgcatcatCGACCGGCCAATATAATCTTCTCTTGGAACGATAAAAAGGAGCATGTGCAATGGCAAGCTTAGTCCATTGTCATGTGCTCGCATGCTTTTCTTCTACTCAA
Proteins encoded in this window:
- the LOC127755806 gene encoding AP2-like ethylene-responsive transcription factor PLT1, which gives rise to MATMNNWLAFSLSPQDQLPPSQANSTLISAAATTTAAGDSSAGDVCFNIPQDWSMRGSELSALVAEPKLEDFLGGISFSEQHHHGGKGGVIPSSAAACYASSGSSVGYLYPPPSSSSLQFADSVMVATSSPVVAHDGVSGGGMVSAAAAAAASGNGGIGLSMIKNWLRSQPAPQPAQALSLSMNMAGTTTAQGGGAMALLAGAGERGRTTPASESLSTSAHGATTATMAGGRKEINEEGSGSAGAVVAVGSESGGSGAVVEAGAAAAAARKSVDTFGQRTSIYRGVTRHRWTGRYEAHLWDNSCRREGQTRKGRQVYLGGYDKEEKAARAYDLAALKYWGPTTTTNFPVNNYEKELEEMKHMTRQEFVASLRRKSSGFSRGASIYRGVTRHHQHGRWQARIGRVAGNKDLYLGTFSTQEEAAEAYDIAAIKFRGLNAVTNFDMSRYDVKSILDSAALPVGTAAKRLKDAEAAAAYDVGRIASHLGGDGAYAAHYGHHHHSAAAAWPTIAFQAAAPPPHAAGLYHPYAQPLRGWCKQEQDHAVIAAAHSLQDLHHLNLGAAAAAHDFFSQAMQQQHGLGSIDNASLEHSTGSNSVVYNGDNGGGGGGYIMAPMSAASATATAVASSHDHGGDGGKQVQMGYDSYLVGADAYGGGGAGRMPSWAMTPASAPAATSSSDMTGVCHGAQLFSVWNDT